Sequence from the Saccharopolyspora pogona genome:
CGTGGTGACCATGTGAGCCTCGTCGATGATGAAGATCCGGTACTGCGACTGGGCGGGCGCGAAGAAAGCCCGATCGCGCAGCTCGCGGGTGTCGTCGACGCCACCGTGGCTGGCCGCGTCGAGTTCGACGACGTCGACGCTGCCGCCGCCTTCCGGCGCGAGCGCGACGCACGAGTCGCATTCGCCGCACGGGTCGGCGGTCGGGCCCTGCGCGCAGTTCAGCGAGCGGGCGAGGATGCGTGCGCTGGAGGTCTTGCCGCACCCGCGCGGCCCGGAGAACAGGTACGCGTGGTTGATCCGGCCGGCGGACAGCGCGGTCCGCAGCGGCTCGGTGACGTGGTCTTGCCCGACGACCTCAGCGAAGGTCGCCGGCCGGTACTTGCGGTAAAGGGCGAGCGCCACGGTGGAAACCCTACGCGGTGAGCACGACAACCCGAACACGGCCTGAAACCCGCCCCGGACCTGCCGGTCAAGCCCGGAGAGCGGTCCCCAGAAAAATAAGGGGACCCCGCGCACCCGCCAGAGCCCGCTTACCCTTGCTGCCTTCCGGCCCTGGGGGAGTTCACAGGATGGACGCCGCACGAGGTCCGCGTTCAGTGTAACCCGAAGCCCCGATAGCCCCGGAACGCGACCCCGCCGCAACGTTTCCACGCGCCCACAGCACGCCGTTCGACCTGTTCAGCACGCTGAACCAGATCCGCCACCGCGATCTTCCGAACCTCCGGACAACCGGCGGACGAGTTGTCCAGTCGACCGCCCTGGTCGTACTCGCCGAGACCAAGCAGCTCGACGTCGCAGTAGCCGCGCTCACTCGCCCACACGCAGGCGGACACTCAGCTGGGCGCCTAGGGCCCGGAAACCGAGTGCAGTGGCCACTCTTCGGGATGCCTCCGGGCGCGCCCGCCACTGGGGCAGCAGACCAGCGTCGAGTGCATGGGCCACTGCTGCGGAGGCCACCTGCCGCGCAAGGCCTCTGCCGCGTTGCTTCGGAGCAGTCAGGATGCATAGGTGGGCGGTCGACGCCGGCCACGTCTGGTATCCCGGCCGAAGCCACGGGGCAGAACCCGGCACCGGGCGAGCAGCCCGGCGGCCTCGCCGGATACCTCGTGTCGATCGTGCGCACCGTCCTGCCCGCGGCGTGGGGAGCGCTGATCGCCTGGCTGGTCTCGACCCGGCTGCTCCCCGCCGACCTCGGCGAACAGGCGCAGACCCTCGCCACGACCGTGCTCGTGCCGGTCGCCGGCGCACTGATCTACGCCGCCGCCCGATGGCTGGAAACCCGGCCCGGTTTGCCACGGTCGCTGGCGCACCTGCTGCTCGGGTCCGCCCGCACACCGACCTACAACGCTCCGTCCATTCCTACACACTGATCAGTACCGCTTCAGCGGATTTCGATGCCGGGCGTGGCCGCGATACTGGCTCGAAATTCCGCCTTGATCGCGAGGAGCGTGCCGTGCCAAGTCCCGGGGTCTGTCCAGTCTGCGAGCGAAGAGTTGCCGTAGGCCGCGACGCCAGCGGCCTGCGCAAAATGCACTACATCAACGAGATCCCAATGTTTTTCGGCGGCTACGAGCTGAAGCCTTGTAGGGGCGCCACACCAGAAGGCTCTACGCCGTCAGCTGTGACCATCGCCGATGGCAAGAAGTCGGGCATCCGTTGCCCGTACCCGCCCTGCGGCAAACGGGTGGAGGATACGAAGGATTTCCGTCCCACGAAGCATGCAGGGCCTGATGGCAAGGACTGCCGTGGATGGCTCGACAACCGGCGGGCTCGCCGGTAACCGCGCCTCACCGCTATACGAAGCGCCCCCGCTCCCGGACGGACCGGGAGCGGGGGCGCTGTCGTCGTTGTGGGGCTCTTACTGCTGCTGAGGCTTGACGATCGGGAACAGGATCGTGTCGCGGATGCCCTTGTCGGTGAAGGCCATAAGCAGCCGGTCGATCCCGACGCCGACCCCACCGGTGGGGGGCATGCCGTACTCCAATGCTTCGAGGAAATCCTCGTCAAGCTGCATGGCTTCGGCATCGCCACCGGCGGCGAGCAGGGATTGCTCGGTGAGCCGGCGACGCTGTTCGAGCGGGTCGGTCAGCTCGGTGAAGCCGGTGCCGAGTTCCATGCCCCACCCGATGAGATCCCATTTCTCGGTGAGCAGCGGCTCGTCGGGGTGCTGCCGGGTCAGCGGGGAGGTCTCAATCGGGAAGTCCCGCACGAACGTCGGGTGGACGATGGCGTGCTCGACGAGTTCCTCGAACAGGTACTCGGTGAACTTGCCGTTGCCCCAGCGTGGATCATGCGGCAGGCCGCGGGCATCGGCGAGCTTGGCGAGCGCCTCGACCGAGGTGTGTGGGGTGACCTCCTCGCCGAGTGCCTCGGACACCGAGCCGTACAGCGTGATCGAAGGCCAGTCGCCGCCGATGTCAACCTCGGTGCCGTCGCGCTCGATCACCGTGCCCCCGAGGACGGCCCGCGCCACCTTCTGGATGAGTTCCTGGGTGACCCGCGCGACCTCGTCGTAGTCGGCGTGCGCCTGGTAGAACTCCAGCATCGTGAACTCGGGATTGTGCGTGCTGTCCGCGCCCTCGTTGCGGAAGTTCCGGTTAATCTCGAATACTTTTTCTAGTCCGCCGACGACCAGACGCTTGAGGTAGAGCTCGGGCGCGATCCGCAGATACAGGTCGAGGTCGTAGGCGTTGATGTGCGTGGTGAACGGCCGTGCCGTCGCGCCGCCGTGCACCTGCTGCAACATCGGGGTTTCGACCTCGACGAACCCCTGATCGTGCAAGCCGTCGCGCATCGCGCGCACCGCTGCGGAGCGCTGCAACGCCATCTCGCGCGCCTCGGGATTGACGATCAGGTCGACGTAGCGGCGCCGAACCCGCGACTCGGGGTCGGTGAGGCCCTTGTGCTTCTCGGGTAGTGGGCGCAGAGACTTCGCGGTCAGCACCCACCGCTCGGCCAGAATCGACAGCTCGCCGCGGCGGGACGTGATGATCTCGCCCTCGATACCGACGTGGTCGCCGAGGTCGACGTCGGACTTCCACGCAGCGAGCGACGCCTCGCCGAGCCGGTCGAGCGACAGCATGACCTGAAGATCGCCGGTGACGTCGCGGATCGTGGCGAAGCACAGCTTGCCGCCGGTGCGGTAGAGCATGACGCGACCGGCGACGCCGACCCGTTCGCCGGTGGCCTGGTCCGGGTCGAGGTGGCCGTGTTTCTCCCGGACATCAGCGACCGAGACCGTGCGGGGCGACCGCTCCATGAAGGGGTCGCCCCCGGCGGCCCGGAGCCGGTCGAGCTTCTCGCGGCGGACTCGAATCTGCTCGGGAAGGTCCGCCAGGTCCGCGTTGTCGTCGGACGCGTCAGTCACGGCGGACAGTGTATCTAGCCTGCGGAAACACCCGTCGCTCACCCGGCGTGATCACGCGGTGTCGGCGCTGTGGTCGTGCTTGAGCAGGCCGGCGCGGTACAAGCCGTCGAGGAAGGCGGTCACGTCGGCGAGGGCGGTGTCGTACGCGACGCCGGTCGCGGCGATCTTCCGCGCGATGTCCTCGACCGTGCGGGTGCCGTCGCACTGCTCGACGATGGCCCGGCCGGTCTCGTTGATCAACGCGACCTCGGCGTCACCGTCGGGCACGAGAACCCAGTGATCGCCGACCCGGGTCATGGCGGCGGGCATGCGGCACGGCAGACGGTCGACGCTCATGATCAGTTTCCTCCGATGGTCTTCGTGAGCCAGTGGTGTACCGAGACGGTCGCCCAAAGCGCGGGGCCGAGGTGAAGTTCACCGGCCGCGTAGCGGTCGATCCCGTTGCCAGCGATACCGGCCTGCGTGCCCTGCGGCGGAGCATGTTCTTGATGTCGTCCGTCTTGAGCGCGAGATCGCGGCGCGAGGATAGCCACAGCGCAGGGCGTTCCCGTCCGAATGCTTCTCTCGCTCCTTGAGATAACGAGCCAACGCGAGCGCGGTGCTGTTGCCGAACCCGACAACACGCACCTCGTCTCCCTTGCCACGTACTTGAATCCGTCGCGTCTGAAGATCGGCGTCGGAAAGCTTCAGCGACGCCACTTCTGACACCCGCAGTCCCGTGTCAATGAACAGCAGGATGATCGCGGTGTCTCGCCGCGAAGCGAAGTCGCGACCGCGGCACACCGCAAGCACCCGAGCGTGTTCCTCGTTGGACAACAGCGGCGTGATCTTCTCCGGCACTTGGGGCGGCTCGGTCTTGTCCATCGGGTTCGACGGCATCTCGTCCCGCTTGACCAGCCAGCCGAAGAACACGCGAAGATTGCGGTAGTGGTGTGCGCCGTTGGCGGCGCTGGTCGCTTCGATGATGTCGACGATGAAATCGTCGACGTGGTGCGGCTTGACCCGGTCCGGTTCGAAGTCGAGCCCCTGCTCGGTGAGCCACTCGGCCCACCGCCGTGCGGTGTAGAGGTAGCCACGCTCCGTGTTCGCCGAAAGGTTCTTGGCCTTGATCGTCTTGCGCCAGCGCTGCGCCAGCATGCCCCAGACCGCGGCTGTCGTGTTCGTCGTCCCCATGTCACAAATCCTCGAATCGTGTTGCCTCCGAGCGCTGTGCAAGATCCCGACGGCCACCCGTCACCCCAGGTCAAGACCCGTAACCCCTGTTCAGAAGCCCACCTGCTAGGCTTCCGCACGGAGGATTGGCCGAGCGGCCTAAGGCGCACGATTGGAAATCGTGTTGGGTTAATAGCCCTCACGGGTTCGAATCCCGTATCCTCCGCTGGTCAGAGCCCCGGACGCGACACCGCGACCGGGGCTCTTTCGCGTGCTCCCGGGCCATATGTCCCTGTCCCGTCTCGTCGGCTCGCCGCACCGTTGGTGGCGATGGCGCTGGTTCTTCCGGGCGGGGTGGCTCCGATGGACTTGACGATCGAGACGTTGCGGGAGCGGGTTCGCGGGACCGTGATCAGCCGGCAGGACGACGGTTTCGAGCAGGCCCGAAGCGTTTACAACGCCATGATCGACCGTCGGCCGCAGGTCGTCGTGCGGTGCGTCAACGCCGGGGACGCCGTCGCCACTGTCGACTACGCGCGGGAGAACGGGCTCGACCTCGCCGTGCGCGGTGGTGGGCACAGCGTGCCGGGGTTCGGGACCTGCGACGACGGCGTAGTACTCGACCTGACTCCGATGCACAGCGTTCGGGTTTCGCCGGGCGGCCGGACCGCGCGGGCCGAAGGCGGCACGACCTGGGGCGACGTCGACGCCGCCACTCACGCTTTCGGGCTGGCCACCACCGGCGGCCTCATCTCCACCACCGGCATCGGCGGGCTCACCCTCGGCGGCGGCATCGGGCACCTCGCCCGCGGCCTGGGCCTGTCCTGCGACAACCTGGTCTCCGCGGACGTCGTGACCGCGGCCGGTGAGCTGGTCGTGGCCGACGAGGGCCAGCACGAGGACCTGTTCTGGGCGTTGCGCGGCGGTGGCGGCAACTTCGGCGTGGTGACCTCGTTCGAGTACCGGCTCGCCCCGGTGCGCGACATCTATGGCGGCCTGATCTTCTTCGACGTGGACCAGGCCCCGAACGTGCTGCGCGCCTTCCGCGAGATCATCACCCACGCCCCGGAAGAATTCAGCGCGCTCCCCGCTTTCCAGATCGCGCCACCGCTGCCGTTCATCCCCGAGAACCGGCACGGCGACGTGCTGATCGCGATTGTCGCCTGCTGGGCCGGGCCGATGGACGCGGGCCCGGCCGTCGTCCAGCCCCTGCGCGACATCGCGCCGATCGTCGCCGAACACGTGGGCCCGACGCCTTATCCGCGGCTCAACAGCGCTTTCGACGCGCTCGTCCCGCCTGGTCTCCAGCACTACTGGAAGGCCAACTTCGTCGTCGAGCTGACCGACGAGATGATCGCCGCGCACGCCCGGTTCGGCCCGAAGGTGCCGGCGTTGAACTCGACGGTGCACATCTACCCGATCGACGGCGCTTGCCACCGGGTCGCGGCGGATGCGACGGCGTTCGCCTACCGGGATGCGAACTTCGCGGCCGTCATCGCCGGGATGTGGCCCAACCCGGCGGACAACGAAGCCAACATCGCCTGGGTGCGCGACTACTACGCCGCGACCGCGCCGCACAGCGAGGAGGGCGGGTACGTCAACTTCATGGCCGGCGACGACCAGGACCGGATCAAGGCGAACTACAAGGGGAACTACGACCGGCTGGTCCAGGTGAAGCGCGAGTACGACCCGCAAAACCTCTTCCACCTCAACCAGAACATCCGCCCTTGAACGACGTATTCGCAGGTGGCGGCCCGTGAGCACCCGTGGGTGCTGAACAGGCTGCTTTGGAAGGTGCTGGCATGAAGCGAACGGACCGTTCGCGTCGCCTATTGAAGTGAACAGTCCGTTCGCTTCACACCAACAACCCAGGTTCCACGTCAGATGAACGGAGCGAACGGACCATTCGCGTCGCCTATTGAAGTGAACAGTCCGTTCGCTTCACATCGGTTGGCGAGGCAGAACCAGGCCGCTCCCGCTGCGGCGGCCACCGGAACCGCCCGGCAGGAACGAGCCTGGAAACAGGCTAGAACCGGAGGCGGGCGACCTGGGGGTCGTGGTCGCTGGCCTGGTCGGCGAACTCCGCGTTGATGTGGATGACGTCGTACTCCGCCGTGATCGACGGGGTTGCCAGGATGTGGTCCAGCTGCTGGGAATTGCCCTCGTAGACGTAGCTGTAGCGCTCGGCGGGCGGCAGCGAGTCGGCCAGCGGCACCAGTGCTCCCCCGGTGGTCAGCGGCGCGAGTGCCGGGGCGAAGCCGTAGTCGTTGAGGTCTCCGAGCACCACGACCGCGGCCTCGTCGTTGACCGCCCGCGCCTCGTCGACGAAGGCGCGAACCGCCTGGGCCTGCCGCTCCCGCTGCTCCTCCGACGACCTCGCCGGCGGCTGGAGACGGCCGTGCAGCGGCTGGTCACCGCCCTTGGAGTTGAAGTGGTTGGCAACCACGATCACCGGCGTGCCGCGGAACAGGAACTCGCCCGCCAGCGGCTTGCGGCTGTCCCGCCACGCCTCGTTGGCCGGGTCGATGCGCCCCGGCGATGCGCTCAGCGCGATCCGCGGGCCGTGGGCCACCGGGTGCACCGGCGTGGTCGCGTCGCCACCCGGACGATCCACAAAGGACACCCGGGCCGGGTTGAACAGGAAGGCCACCCGGATGTTCCCGCCGGGCTGCCCGCCGTCGGCGTTGTTCTGCGGGTCGATCTGCCGCCCCTGGTAGCGCGGCCCGCCCGCCGCCACGATCGCGTCGGTGACCTGCTGCAGCGTCTGCTCCGCGGCCACCACGCCGTCGTCGGTCGGCCCGGAGTTGTCCTGGACTTCTTCCAGCGCAACGATGTCCGGCGCGGCGAGCCGGTCGACGACGCCCTCGGCGAGCCGGTCGAACTTGGCCTGGTCGGTGCTCGGGGCGAGGTTCTCGACGTTGTACGTGGCGACGGCGAGCTCGTCGCGTCCCTGCGGCCGCGTCGTCTCCGGCTGCAGGCCGCCCGGCACGTGCTCGCCCAGCCGCCCGGCCTCCAGCACGTACCCACCGAAGCGCGAGTAGTCCAGCGGTCCTTCGGTGCTGCCGCGCAGCCGGTCGCCGACGTTCGCGGCGGGCAACGGCGCGTCCGACGGCGACTCGACCTTCAGCCGCCCGGCGTTGGCTTCGGCGTAGCCGGTGTAGGTGGTGCCGCCGCGGCCGTTCGCGTTCTGCTCGGGCTTGCTGGTGATCCACAGCGCCCGGTAGGCATCGGTCGGCCCGACGACCCGCGCGTCGTCGACGCGCAGCAGCATCCCCTCGCGCGACTCGTAGTAGTCCAGCGCGAATCGCTGCGGCTCCAGCTCACGCTTGTCGATGTTGCCCTCCAGCGGCGCGAACTCGGCAGGGACGGTGTCCGCCCGGAGCACCTCGGCCGGGACGCTGCCCTTGCCGGTGGCCTGCCAGGTCGCCTCGGTGAGCTCGGTGACCGACTGGTTCGGCGTGGTCTCCGGCGTCTCGCCCTCGGCCGTCGGGTAGTACTCCGCGACCAGCCCGGAGACTGCGACCGCTGCGCCGACCGCCACCGCCGGGGTCTGCTTCCCGGTGAACACAAAGAGCCCTTCGCTGGTGCGCGGGTCCGCGTCGGGTTCCGGGTCCTGGAGCCAGAACCCGCGGGCCGAGCCGAAACCACGTACGCCGGTGACCACGCCCGGCACCCCGGCCAACCGCTGGCCGACCAGCGGCGAAACCCGCATGGTCCCCTGGATGTCGTGGATGCGGGCCTGCTGGTGCGGCGCCGCGGCCGCCATGGTCGGCGCCACCAGGAGCGCCGCTGTGGTGGCGGTCAGCAACGACGTGATGCGCACTTCGGCTTCCCCTCGCCAAGCGACGTGGTCGACGAGAAGCTACCGCCGCAAAGCGAGCGGGAAAACACGATCACGTGAGCATGCCAGTATCTCAACCTGCCGTTGCCCTACTAAGATTCTCTCCGCACCAGGGAACCTTCTTGCCGCGATGCGGCTCATGGCCGCGATCCGCCAACTGTTCCGCACGATCCGGGCCATCTAGGCACCCGTTCGGTTGGTGGAACCGCTTTGGATGATCGATTTTGCCGACCGCTGACAACCACCACGGCCCCGGCACGTCTGTCTGATCGAAGAGTCGGAAACAACCCGGTGGTAGGAGAAACAGATGCGCAAGATCAGCCGCATGGCGGTTCTGATCCCCGGCGGGCTGCTGGCCGCAGCGGTGTTCGTGAGCGGGTGCACGTCGCTGGCCGGACAGGCGACACAGGCGCCGACCCCACCCGGATCGGCGGCAGGTGCCGCGAGCATTGCCAACGCCGAGACGGACGCCGGGGCAGGCGCCGTGGCCCCGGACAACCACGCCGTCGACATTGCCGTCGATCTGGAGTTCGCCAAGAACAACGGGGAATGGATGGTCTCCTGGGTCGAAGGCAGGATGGACGACTCCTCCATGGCGGCGCCCCACCCGGTTAGCACCGGCGGACCGGTTCAGGTCGCCGCGCTCGCTCCGGATGTCCAGTTGTTCAGCCCGTTCGAAGGCGCCACGCCGGCCGGCTCACCCCAGATCGACTCGGAGGGACTGGGCGAAGTGCCGGTCACCTTGGACGACTTCATCCAGCAGAGCAACCAGTCGGCCAAGATCTGGCTCGATGAAAACGGCCAGGTCACCAAGATCGCTTCACGGTACCAACCCTGACTAGTACCGCCGGGGGTTCGTGCCGCCGTGTGTCGTGCAGGCAGAGCTAACTCCCGGCCGGGGAGCACGAGCTGATCTACCTGAATGGCATCACGCAAGCCGACCGGGTTGTGACCGGTGCCCTGATGCCCGCCTAACAAGACCAAACGAGACCGCATGATCAAGGGCCGGTCCCCATCTTCACGGGAACCGGCCCTTGCGAGCGGTAGCGGTGGGATTCGAACCCACGGTGGCTGTTAACCACACGCGCTTTCGAGGCGCGCTCCTTCGGCCGCTCGGACACGCTACCGTCAGCCAGGCTACCGGTCACCCGACAGCGCTTGACAGCGGGGGTCAGCGCCAGGCCCGCATCATGCTGGCGAGGCTGGCCCTGGCCCGCGAAAGCCGACCTCGCACCGCCTGCTCACCGGCCCCGACGCGCTGGCCGATCTCGACGTAGGACAGCCCGTCGACCTCCGCGAGCAGCCAGACATCGCGCTGCCGGCTCGGCAGGACCGCGAGCGCGCGCCGCAGCGCCAGCACACCCTCCTCCGCCTCCGCGACCCGCTGCGGATCGGCGATCAGCGCGGCGGACCCGACCGCGGTCCGGTGGTCGGGGATCACGCCGACGGGAGCGGTGCGGCGCGTCCGCCGGCGGCGCAGCACGATCAGGCAGTTCCGGTGGGCGACCTTGAACAACCAGGTCCGCAGGGCGGCCGGTTCGGCGAGTTCGCCGGCCCGCCGCCACACCGCGATGAACGCGTCCTGCACCACGTCCTCCGCCTCGGCCCGGTCGCCGAGCATCCGCAGCGCCATGCCGAAGATCCCGTCGGAATACCGGCGCACCACCAGTTCGAAGGCACCGGTGTCGCCGGTCGCGATGCGCGTGGCCAGGACTGCGTCAGTCGGCTCCACGTCACACTCCCCTGCAACGCGATCAGTCCGCCCGTCTCAAGCGGACGGGCTCATCGTCACAGGCCGGGACACCGATCGCGGTGCGGACAGGCCGCCCGAACCGGTGGAAGCTGCCAGATCCACTCTCCCTCCCACCTTGGGTTCGGGCGGCGCAGTCGACGAGGATGTGGCCGCGGATAAACCCACAAACATCCTTTTACTGCGGCTTTCCCGCGCTGCCTATCGTGCGTCTGGCGCGCGAGGCGCTCGAGAAGGGAGCTATGTGATCGAGATCGAACACCGCCCGTCCGACTCGCCGTACATCGAGCGGGTCTGGAGCAGCAGCGGTGCTTCGGCGGCAACCCGCATGCACTCCATCGCGTACGCGAACTGGGAGCTGGTGGTCTGGGAGGACCGCGGGCCCGTGCATGTCGCGGCCCGGGGGCCGGAGATATCGCCGAGCAGCATGCAGGACGGCTCGGCGATCGTGAACGACAGCGTCGCCCAGCCCGCCGGGGCGGTCGTCGCCGGGCTGTACGTCGTCGATGCGGCCGACATCAACGCCCGCGACCGCGTGGGCCGAGAAGCTCCCCACCGCCCGCTACGGCAGCGTCGACGTGCGCCCCTTGGTCGAATAGGACGGCTGAAACGGGGCCGCCCGGGTGCGGGTCGGTCGTGGTGATGCGGGTTCCTACTCGCGGTGGTCGGCGAAGAAGTCCTCGAGCACCGCCGCGCACCCGTCGGCCAGCACGCCGCCGACCACCTCCGGCCGGTGGTTCAGGCGGCGATCCCGCACCACGTCCCACAGCGAGCCCACCGCGCCGGTGCGGGGTTCCCACACCCCGAACACCACCCTGGCCACTCTGGCCAGCACCAATGCCCCTGCGCACATCGTGCAGGGCTCCACCGTGACCGCCAGCGTGCAACCCTCCAGCCGCCAACCGTCGCCGTGCGCGGCGGCTGCGGCCCGCAACGCGAGGATCTCCGCATGCGCCGTGGGGTCCTGCAGCGCCTCGCGCTGGTTGTGCGCGCTGGCTAGGAGCCGACCCTCCTGATCGACCACGACCGCGCCGATCGGAACATCCCCAGTGGACGGTGCTTCGGCGGCGACTCGCAACGCGGCCCGCACCAGGTCGGCGTCCCCGGCGCGGGCACCAGATGTGCTCACTGGTCCAGCTTCTCCAGCACTTTCGCGAAGTTGTCCCCGAAGCCGCAGCGCTGGGCGATCATCTCCAGCTGCTCGTCCGGGTAGAGGTCGACCTCTTCGATGATCACCAGCAGCTCGCCCTCGGGCAGCCCGAGATCGGACAGGATAGCCAGGTTGCCTTCCGGCCACACCTCTTCGTCGTCCTCATCGGGCGGGTCGATGCGCAGCAGGTCGAGGACGTCCGCCGCGATGTCGTAGTCCAGCGCCGCGGCGGCGTCCGACAGCAGCAGGTCCACCCCTCCGGGCACCGGTCTGATCAGCACGAAGAACTCGTCGTCCACATTGCACATACCGAACACCGCGCCGGTGGAACGCAGCTCGCGCAACGCCGTGATCGAGGCGTCCAGGCCGATCAGCACCGATTTGTCCATCGTGCTGCACCGCCACCGCCCGTCCTCCCGCACCACGGCGACGGCGAAGCCAGCGACCGGCTCCTGCACCGTCATGAGGACACCGTAGAGCGTACGAACGCCACCCGAAAGCACTATTGCGGGCTCGTAACCTTCCGGGCATTGTTTGCCGCTCAACCGGGTGCGTGGCCGGCGGGGAAGTCGGGCAGGATGGACCGATGCGTGCCGTGTGCGTGATCGGACTGGGACTCATCGGTGGCTCGGTGCTGCGAGCCGCCAAAGCCGCCGGACGCCCCGCCTGGGGCACCACCAAGTCGGAGTCGGACGCCACCGCCGCGCGGGCCGACGGTTTCGACGTCCTCGACATCGAGCCGGCCCTGCGCCGAGCCGCCGAGGAGGATGCGCTCGTGGTCGTCGCGACGCCGCTGACCGCCGTGCGCGAGGTGCTG
This genomic interval carries:
- a CDS encoding RNA polymerase sigma factor, encoding MEPTDAVLATRIATGDTGAFELVVRRYSDGIFGMALRMLGDRAEAEDVVQDAFIAVWRRAGELAEPAALRTWLFKVAHRNCLIVLRRRRTRRTAPVGVIPDHRTAVGSAALIADPQRVAEAEEGVLALRRALAVLPSRQRDVWLLAEVDGLSYVEIGQRVGAGEQAVRGRLSRARASLASMMRAWR
- a CDS encoding endonuclease/exonuclease/phosphatase family protein, producing MRITSLLTATTAALLVAPTMAAAAPHQQARIHDIQGTMRVSPLVGQRLAGVPGVVTGVRGFGSARGFWLQDPEPDADPRTSEGLFVFTGKQTPAVAVGAAVAVSGLVAEYYPTAEGETPETTPNQSVTELTEATWQATGKGSVPAEVLRADTVPAEFAPLEGNIDKRELEPQRFALDYYESREGMLLRVDDARVVGPTDAYRALWITSKPEQNANGRGGTTYTGYAEANAGRLKVESPSDAPLPAANVGDRLRGSTEGPLDYSRFGGYVLEAGRLGEHVPGGLQPETTRPQGRDELAVATYNVENLAPSTDQAKFDRLAEGVVDRLAAPDIVALEEVQDNSGPTDDGVVAAEQTLQQVTDAIVAAGGPRYQGRQIDPQNNADGGQPGGNIRVAFLFNPARVSFVDRPGGDATTPVHPVAHGPRIALSASPGRIDPANEAWRDSRKPLAGEFLFRGTPVIVVANHFNSKGGDQPLHGRLQPPARSSEEQRERQAQAVRAFVDEARAVNDEAAVVVLGDLNDYGFAPALAPLTTGGALVPLADSLPPAERYSYVYEGNSQQLDHILATPSITAEYDVIHINAEFADQASDHDPQVARLRF
- a CDS encoding tRNA adenosine deaminase-associated protein; amino-acid sequence: MTVQEPVAGFAVAVVREDGRWRCSTMDKSVLIGLDASITALRELRSTGAVFGMCNVDDEFFVLIRPVPGGVDLLLSDAAAALDYDIAADVLDLLRIDPPDEDDEEVWPEGNLAILSDLGLPEGELLVIIEEVDLYPDEQLEMIAQRCGFGDNFAKVLEKLDQ
- a CDS encoding nucleoside deaminase yields the protein MSTSGARAGDADLVRAALRVAAEAPSTGDVPIGAVVVDQEGRLLASAHNQREALQDPTAHAEILALRAAAAAHGDGWRLEGCTLAVTVEPCTMCAGALVLARVARVVFGVWEPRTGAVGSLWDVVRDRRLNHRPEVVGGVLADGCAAVLEDFFADHRE
- a CDS encoding PqqD family protein, whose translation is MSVDRLPCRMPAAMTRVGDHWVLVPDGDAEVALINETGRAIVEQCDGTRTVEDIARKIAATGVAYDTALADVTAFLDGLYRAGLLKHDHSADTA
- a CDS encoding FAD-binding oxidoreductase; this encodes MDLTIETLRERVRGTVISRQDDGFEQARSVYNAMIDRRPQVVVRCVNAGDAVATVDYARENGLDLAVRGGGHSVPGFGTCDDGVVLDLTPMHSVRVSPGGRTARAEGGTTWGDVDAATHAFGLATTGGLISTTGIGGLTLGGGIGHLARGLGLSCDNLVSADVVTAAGELVVADEGQHEDLFWALRGGGGNFGVVTSFEYRLAPVRDIYGGLIFFDVDQAPNVLRAFREIITHAPEEFSALPAFQIAPPLPFIPENRHGDVLIAIVACWAGPMDAGPAVVQPLRDIAPIVAEHVGPTPYPRLNSAFDALVPPGLQHYWKANFVVELTDEMIAAHARFGPKVPALNSTVHIYPIDGACHRVAADATAFAYRDANFAAVIAGMWPNPADNEANIAWVRDYYAATAPHSEEGGYVNFMAGDDQDRIKANYKGNYDRLVQVKREYDPQNLFHLNQNIRP
- a CDS encoding GNAT family N-acetyltransferase encodes the protein MPGSAPWLRPGYQTWPASTAHLCILTAPKQRGRGLARQVASAAVAHALDAGLLPQWRARPEASRRVATALGFRALGAQLSVRLRVGE
- a CDS encoding tyrosine-type recombinase/integrase, with amino-acid sequence MGTTNTTAAVWGMLAQRWRKTIKAKNLSANTERGYLYTARRWAEWLTEQGLDFEPDRVKPHHVDDFIVDIIEATSAANGAHHYRNLRVFFGWLVKRDEMPSNPMDKTEPPQVPEKITPLLSNEEHARVLAVCRGRDFASRRDTAIILLFIDTGLRVSEVASLKLSDADLQTRRIQVRGKGDEVRVVGFGNSTALALARYLKEREKHSDGNALRCGYPRAAISRSRRTTSRTCSAAGHAGRYRWQRDRPLRGR
- the lysX gene encoding bifunctional lysylphosphatidylglycerol synthetase/lysine--tRNA ligase LysX gives rise to the protein MTDASDDNADLADLPEQIRVRREKLDRLRAAGGDPFMERSPRTVSVADVREKHGHLDPDQATGERVGVAGRVMLYRTGGKLCFATIRDVTGDLQVMLSLDRLGEASLAAWKSDVDLGDHVGIEGEIITSRRGELSILAERWVLTAKSLRPLPEKHKGLTDPESRVRRRYVDLIVNPEAREMALQRSAAVRAMRDGLHDQGFVEVETPMLQQVHGGATARPFTTHINAYDLDLYLRIAPELYLKRLVVGGLEKVFEINRNFRNEGADSTHNPEFTMLEFYQAHADYDEVARVTQELIQKVARAVLGGTVIERDGTEVDIGGDWPSITLYGSVSEALGEEVTPHTSVEALAKLADARGLPHDPRWGNGKFTEYLFEELVEHAIVHPTFVRDFPIETSPLTRQHPDEPLLTEKWDLIGWGMELGTGFTELTDPLEQRRRLTEQSLLAAGGDAEAMQLDEDFLEALEYGMPPTGGVGVGIDRLLMAFTDKGIRDTILFPIVKPQQQ